The Minwuia thermotolerans genomic sequence GCCTCGCAGGCGTCGCGCATCTCGACCGCGGTCTCCACCCGCACGGTCTCGACCCCCGGCGGATCGGGCAGGCCGGTCGGGCCGCTGACCAGGGTGACCGACGCCCCCAGCCGGCGAAGCGCGCCCGCGATGGCGTGGCCCTGCTTGCCCGAGGACCGGTTGGCGATGTAGCGGACCGGATCGATCGGCTCGTGGGTCGGGCCGCTGGTCACCACCGCCTTCAGTCCCGCCAGCGGGCCGCCGGCGAAGTGCCGCTCCAGCGCCGCGACGATGTCCAGCGGCTCCGCCATGCGGCCGGGTCCGAACTCGCCGCAGGCCATCGCGCCCTCCGTCGGGTCGACGACGATCGCGCCGTCGTCGCGGAGCTGCGCCAGGTTGCGGCGGGTCGCCGGATGCTGCCACATGCGCACGTTCATCGCCGGTGCGATCATCACCGGCTTGTCGGTCGCCAGCAGCAGCGTCGTCGCCAGATCGTCGGCCAGGCCAGCGGCCATGCGCGCCATCAGATTCGCCGTGGCCGGCGCGACCAGCACGATATCGGCCTGCCGGGACAGCTGGATGTGCCCCATCTCCGCCTCGTCGGTCAGGTCGAACAGCTCGGTGTAGACCTTCTCCTCGGCCAGTGCCGAAAGGGCGAGCGGAGTCACGAACTCGGCGCCCGAACGGGTCAGCACCGGGCGCACCGCCGCGCCGCGCTCCCTCAGGCGCCGGATCAGGTCCGGTATCTTCACGGCCGCGATCCCGCCGCCGACGATCAGCAGCACACGCCGCGCCGACAGGGTCCCGGTCACATCCGCAGCAAGCATGGGCTAACCCGAAATCTACGTCTCCAACCTGTACATAACCTAGTCCGCCGCAAGCGCCACGGCAATCTCGGAATCCGCCGCCGCGCCATGCACTTGCCCCCCGCCGGCTTCGAGGGGCAGGGCGGTCTCGCGTTGACAGTCGGGGGCATCGGCCTACAATCGCGTCTCGGTTGCGGGGGTCCGGCGAATCCGGGGGGACTCCGTACCAGGGGATCATGGAGCTCGGGGCCGGTTTCAGACCGGCCGGAGCGAATGAGGGGGACGGTCATGGCGAACACCAATCGCCCGTTGTCGCCGCATCTGCAAGTCTATGACATGCTTCAGATCACGGCCCTGATGTCGATCCTGCATCGCATCACGGGCGTGTTCCTTGGGCTGGGCATGCTGCTTGTGATCTGGTGGCTGGTCGCGCTGGCCAGCGGGCCGGAATATTACACCTACGTGCTGGGCGTGGCGGGCAGCTGGATCGGCCGCCTGGTGCTGTTCGGCTTCACGGCCGCGCTGTTCTATCACCTCTGCAATGGCATCCGGCATCTCTTCTGGGACGCCGGCCGGGGGTTCGAGATTCCGGCGGTCTACCGTTCGGGCTGGACGGTGGTGATCGCCTCGCTGGTGCTCACCGTACTGGCCTGGGTGGCGGCCTACGCCTACGGAGGTTGACGCCATGAAGCGTTCCGCACTCAACACGCCACTGAAGAATGCGCGCGGCCTCGGCTCGGCCAAGGACGGCACCGAGCACTGGTGGATGCAGCGGGTCACGGCGATCGCGCTGATTCCGCTGGTCTTCGCCTTCGTCGTGCTGATGATCCGGCTCGCCGGCGCCGACTACCTCACCGCCGCCGGCATTGTCGGCAATCCACTGGTCACCGGCGTTCTGCTGCTGCTCATCGTCGCCGTGTTCTGGCATCTCAAGCTGGGGGTCCAGGTCGTCATCGAGGACTATGTCCACGGCCCGGCCTCGCGGCTGTTCATGATGTTCGCGAACACGTTCGGATGCTGGATCGGCGCGCTGATCTGCATTCTGGCCGTCCTCACGATCGCCTTTGGAGGGTGAACCCGATGTCCGAAGCCTATCCGTACACGGAGCACAAGTTCGACGTCGTGGTGGTGGGCGCCGGCGGCGCCGGCCTGCGCGCGGCCATGGGCTGCGCCGAAGCCGGTCTGAACACCGCCTGCGTCACCAAGGTGTTTCCGACCCGCTCCCACACCGTCGCCGCACAGGGCGGCATCTCCGCCTCGCTCGGCAACATGGGCCCTGACAACTGGCGCTGGCACATGTACGACACCGTCAAGGGTTCCGACTGGCTCGGCGACCAGGACGCGATCGAATACATGGTGCGCGACGCGGTCAACGCGGTGCTGGAACTGGAGCATTTCGGCGTGCCCTTCAGCCGCACCGACGAGGGCAAGATCTACCAGCGCGCCTTCGGCGGCATGACGACCAATTTCGGCGAGGGCCCGGCGGCGCAGCGCACCTGCGCGGCGGCCGACCGCACCGGCCACGCCATGCTGCACACCCTCTATGGCCAGTCGCTGAAGAACGACACGCATTTCTTCATCGAGTACTTCGCCATCGACCTGATCATGGACGAGGATGGCGCCTGTCAGGGCGTGCTCGCCTGGAACCTGCAGGAGGGGACGCTGCACGTCTTCCGCGCGCAGATGACCATCCTGGCGACCGGCGGCTATGGCCGCGCCTATTTCTCGGCGACCTCGGCCCATACCTGCACCGGCGACGGCGGCGGCATGGTGCTGCGCGCGGGCCTGCCCTTGCAGGATCTCGAGTTCGTGCAGTTCCATCCCACCGGCATCTACGGGGCAGGCTGCCTGATCACCGAGGGCGTGCGCGGCGAGGGCGGCTACCTGGTGAACTCCGAGGGCGAGCGCTTCATGGAGCGCTATGCGCCGTCGGCCAAGGATCTGGCCAGCCGCGACGTGGTCAGCCGCTCCATGACCATGGAGATCCGCGAGGGCCGCGGCGTGGGCAAGGACAAGGATCACATCTACCTGCACCTGGACCACCTGGACCCCGACATCATCGCCGAGCGCCTGCCGGGCATCTCCGAATCGGCCCGCATCTTCGCCGGCGTGGACGTCAACAAGGAGCCGATCCCGGTGCTGCCGACCGTGCACTACAACATGGGCGGCATCCAGACGAACTACCGCGGCGAGGTGCTGACGCTGCGCGACGGCGATCCCGACGCGGTGGTGCCCGGCCTGATGGCTGCAGGCGAAGCCGCCTGCGTTTCCGTCCATGGCGCCAACCGTCTGGGCTCCAATTCACTGATCGACCTGGTGGTGTTCGGGCGCGCCTGTTCGAATCGCTGCGCCGAGATCCTGGAGGCGGGCCGCTCCCTGCCGGAGACAAACAAGGCCTCCGTCGACAAGGCGCTGGCGCGGCTCGACAAGGTCCGCAACGCCAGTGGCGGCACGCCGACGGCGGCGATCCGGGACCGGATGCAGCGCGTCATGCAGGACAATTGCGCGGTGTTCCGCACCTCCGAGGTGCTCTCCGAGGGCAAGCAGAAGATCGACGAGGTCTACCGCGAAATGCCCGACCTGAAGGTCACGGACCGTTCGATGGTCTGGAACTCGGACCTGGTCGAGAGCCTGGAGCTCGACAACCTGATCCGCCAGGCGGTGGTCACCATGCATTCGGCGGAGAACCGCAAGGAAAGCCGCGGCGCCCACGCCCACGAGGACTTCCCGGACCGCGACGACGCCAACTGGATGAAGCACACGCTGGCCTGGATCAACGAATCCGGCGAAGTGACCATCGACTACCGGCCGGTGCATACCTACACGCTGTCCAACGAGATCGAGTACATCGAGCCGAAAGCGCGCGTCTACTGACGCCGCGCAGCCCAAGAGGACGAAGCAATGGTTGAATTCAATCTGCCGGCGAACTCCCGCATCAAGTCCGGTAGTGGCAAGAGCTGGCCCAAGGCCGGCGACGGCGCCAATACCCGGACCTTCAAGATCTACCGCTACGATCCGGACTCGGGCGAGAATCCGCGCGTGGACACCTATGAGGTGGACATGGACGACTGCGGGCCGATGGTTCTCGATGCGCTGATCAAGATCAAGAACGAGGTCGATCCGACGCTGACCTTCCGCCGCTCCTGCCGCGAGGGCATCTGCGGCTCCTGCTCGATGAACATCGACGGCACCAACACGCTGGCCTGCACCAAGGGCGTCGACGAGGTGAAGGGCGACGTCAAGATCTATCCGCTGCCTCATCTGGAAGTGGTCAAGGATCTGGTCGGCGACCTGACCCATATCTACGCCCAGTACGCCTCGATCGAGCCCTGGATGCAGACCAAGTCGCCGGCCCCGCCGGACCGGGAGCGCCTGCAGGCGCGCGAGGACCGTTCCAAGATCGACGGCCTATATGAGTGCATCCTGTGCTTCTGCTGTCAGACCTCCTGCCCCAGCTACTGGTGGAACGGCGAGCGCTACATGGGTCCGGCGGTCCTGCTGCAGGCCTATCGCTGGGTCATCGACAGCCGTGACGAGGCGACGGGCGACCGGCTCGACAAGCTGGAGGATCCCTTCAAGCTCTATCGCTGCCACACCATCATGAACTGCGCGAAGACCTGCCCGAAGGGCCTGAACCCGGGCAAGGCGATCGCCGAGCTGAAGAAGATGATGGTCGAGCGCAAGCTCTGATTCATCGCGCCGCTTGAGCTTATCGAGGGCCGCGCCCGATCCGGGGCAGCGGCCCTCTTTGCTTTCCGGAGGACGTCATGACACGGTTTGACACCCGACTGACCGACCTGCTGGGGATCGAACTGCCGCTGATCCAGGCGCCGATGGCGGGCGCCAACGGCGCCGAGATGGCCGCTGCGGTCTCCGCCGCCGGGGGGCTGGGTTCGCTGCCCTGCGCCATGCTGGACGGCGACAGGATGCGCGCGGAAGCGGGTGTGATCCGGCAGCGTACCGACCGGCCGTTCAACATGAATTTCTTCTGCCATGCGCCCCGCCCGCCGGACCCGGCGGCGCAGGACCGCTGGCGCCGGCGGCTTGCCGCCTATTACGAGGAGCATGGGCTGGATCCGGGCCGGGCGGCCGCCGCGCCGCTGCGCGAGCCCTTCGACGACCGGGCCTGCGAGGTCGTCGAGGAGGTCCGGCCCGGCGTGGTCAGCTTCCATTTCGGCCTGCCCTCGGGGGACCTGCTGGAGCGGGTCCGGGCCGCCGGCGCGAAGATCATCGCCTCCGCGACCTCCGTGGCGGAGGCGCGCTGGCTCGAGGCGCGGGGCTGCGACGCCATCATCGCCCAGGGCTATGAGGCCGGCGGCCATCGCGGGATATTTCTGGGCGACGACATAGCCAGCCAGGCCGGCACGATGGCCCTGGTGCCCCAGATTGCGGACGCGGTCGCGGCGCCGGTGATCGCCGCCGGCGGCATTGCCGACGGCCGCGGCGTGGCGGCGGCGCTGGTGCTCGGCGCCGCCGGGGTTCAGGTGGGCACGGCCTTCCTGTTCACGCCCGAGGCGACGATCTCCGATCTGCACCGTCAGGCGCTCGCGGAGGCCGTCGACGATTCGACGGCGCTGACCAATGTCTTCTCGGGGCGGCCGGCGCGCGGCATCGTCAACCGGGTGATGCGGGAGGTCGGCCCGATGGCCGCCGAGGCGCCGCCGTTTCCCACGGCGGGCGAGGCGCTGGCGCCGCTCAAGCAGGCGGCCGAGGCCCAGGGACGGGCCGACTTCTCTTCGCTCTGGTCGGGGCAGGCGGCCGGACTGGCGCGGCCGACCGGCGCGGGAGAACTGACGCGCCGGCTGATCGCGGATGCTCTGGCGCGTCTCTCGGCGGTCAGTTGACCTTCCGGCGGCTCTGGTCGAGCAGCCAGGCCGTCAGCGCCGCGCCATGGGCCGCAGATGCGAAGCGGATCGCGGAGCCCCCGCCACGGTGGGCCAGGACCTCGCCCTCGACGCGGCGCAGCAGCATGCCGACGCTGATGTAGATGCGGTCGCCGACTTCGGCGGGCAGGGGCGGCTCCACGAACACGCCGCCATTCGAGATGTCGATGGTGCGGCAGCGGCTGATCGTGCCGTCCGCCGTCTCGATCTCGATCTCGACGGAAACCTCGAAGCGCTCATGCTGCCGGCGAAGCTGCGGCGGCGGCGCAAACAGCATGTTGAACTGACGTACGCGGCGCGCGAGATCGGACATCATGCCCATCGGGGGAACACCCTTGTTACTCTGACCGGCGCAGGATGGATCGGCGGGGCTTAAGGCCCGGTTAAGGCGGAGTGGTGTCAGGTGATTACACTGTCGACGGCAGTCGCCTCAGGCGCCGCCGCCATGGGCGCGCTCGACCATCCAGTGGGCCAGCGCCCGGCCTTCTTCCCCGGCCAGGAAGGCGAGGCCCGTGCCCTCCGGACGCTGACCGACAATCCGCGCCGTCACGGCTTCCGCGCCCTGGCCCGGGTCGACCCTGACTCGCCGACCGCGGTCACCGGTCAGGTTCGGCGTGACCAGCATGCCGCCCTCTGAGACATTGCGGGCAATGCAGGCGCCATTGGCGCAGTCATTCTCGCCGGTCACGCGCACGGGCAGGTTGATTGTCACTCTTTGCGACGCTCGCCGGTCCTGTGACGCAATTTGTTTGCGTCCCAGGCCCAGAAGTCTTGCGATGTGTTCGATTCCCCTCATGGCCAACGGCAGTCGCAAGCGCGATGCCACTCACACGGGTGCCCGTCCGCGGGCGGTCAGTCCTGTGGCGGGCGCCGTGGCGCCGTGAGATTCAGGCCCGCGCTGTCGGGCGGGAGGTGACGCGCCGCCACCAGGCGGAGAGGTTCTCCAGTTCGTCGGGCACGCGGATGCCGACGGCCTTGCCCAGCAGGATGCCGCACTGGAGCGAGATATCGGCGACCGTGTAGTCGCCGGTAGCCAGGAATTCGCGGCCTTCCATGTGAGCGTCGAACATCCGCAGACGGTCGAAGACCTTCGCCTTGCAGGCCTCGCCCCAGGCGGGCACCTGCTCGAGGCGGTCCTTCCAGAACTCGTGGGTGTTCTGGAAGCACTGGGCGGTCGGGATTGCGACCTCCAGCTCGGCGCGGCGGTTCCACATCTCGACCTGCGCCTTTTCCAGCGCGTCGCGGCCGAACATCGGCGGATCCGGGTTCAGTTCCTCGAAATAGCGGCAGATGGCCATGGATTCGGTCAGGATCGTGCCGTCGTCGAGCACCAGCGCCGGCATCTTTCCCAGCGGGTTGATCTTCAGGTAGTCGGGCGCCTCGTTCTCGTGGCTCATCATGTCGACCGCCTGCATCGGCACCTCCAGGCCCTTCTCGGCCAGATAGATGCGCACCCGCCGCGGATTGGAGCCGGCGTTCAGATCGTAGAGTTTCATGGAAATCCCCCCTCGCTGTCCCGTCTCCGGACCAGATAGCGCGGGCGACGGTCCTGTCGAATCCCGCTCAGTCGGTATTGAGCAGCACGCGCTTGAGCGTCTTGATCTCCTCGAGCGCGCGGCCGGTGCCCATGGCGACGCAGCTCAGCGGCTCGTCGGCGATGGAGACGGGCAGGCCGGTGGCGTGACGCAGGACATAGTCCAGATTGCCCAGCAGCGCGCCGCCGCCGGTCAGCACGATGCCCTTGTCGACGATATCGGCGGCGAGTTCCGGCGCGGTATGCTCCAGCGCGACCTTGCAGGCTTCGATGATGGCGCCGACCGGCTCGGCCAGGCTTTCGGCGATCTGGCGCTGGCTGATCACCAGTTCCTTCGGCACGCCGTTCATCAGGTCGCGGCCCTTGATCTCCAGCGTCATGCCGTCGCCCTCGTCGGGCGGGCAGGCGGAGCCGATCTCCTTCTTCACCTGTTCGGCGGAGCTTTCGCCCACCAGCAGGTTATGGTTGCGGCGGATATAGGCGATGATCGCCTCGTCCATCTTGTCGCCGCCGACGCGGACGGAGCGGGAATAGACGATGCCGCCCAGCGAGAGCACGGCGACCTCGGTGGTGCCGCCGCCGATGTCGACGACCATGGAGCCCGTGGGTTCCGTGACCGGCAGGTTGGCGCCGATCGCGGCGGCCATCGGTTCCTCGATCAGGAAGACCTGGCGCGCACCGGCGCTTTCGGCCGATTCCATGATCGCGCGGCGCTCGACCTCCGTGGAGCCGGAGGGCACGCAGATGATGACCCGGGGGCTGGCGAAGCTGCGCCGGTTGTGCACCTTGCGGATGAAGTGCTTGATCATGTCTTCGGCGACGTCGAAGTCCGCGATGACGCCGTCACGCAGCGGGCGGATCGCCTCGATGTTGCCGGGCGTGCGCCCGAGCATCAGCTTGGCCTCGTCGCCGACCGCCAGAACGTGTTTCTTGCCCCGGTGATTGGTAATCGCCACCACCGACGGCTCGTTGAGGACGATGCCGCGGCCCTTGACGTAGACCAGCGTATTGGCCGTCCCGAGATCGATTGCCATGTCGGCGGACAGCCAGCCTAGAAGCCTGGAAAACATTGAACGTGAACGGACCCCTGATTTCAAACGCCCGGACGGAAATAACGCGGTTGTCGATGTCCGGAGGTGCGCCGTTGGTTGTGGCGCAAGAATCGCCATGGCGCAACAGCTTCGTTGGCGGGAAGCGCCGCTGCATCCGCCATCGCGGCGCAGCGGAAGGGCTCAGCAGTCCTCCACCTTGACGCGGTGTTCGTGCACGGTATCGCCGCTGCGCGACAGATCCAGATCCTCGAACAATGCGCCCAGCAGCGGTCCGATCAGATGGTCCATGTCGCCGCAGCGCCCCTCTGTCCGGGCGCGGCCCCGGTAGACGATCTCGGGCGGTGCGGCCCCCGAACCGGCGCGGTAGATGCTCACCTCGACATGGGCCGGATAGGCGGTCTCCTCGTAGGTCTCGATGCGGTAGCCGTACAGGACGTCTTCGTAGAAGGTCACGAACTGGCCGTTGACTCGCTCGATCCGCTCTTCCGTACGGTATTCGGGAACCTCGAATTCGACGATCTCCGTGCGGGGCTCGCCGACATCATGGTCCAGCGTCGCGAACAGCGTCGCCTCGGTGCGCGGCGCCAGGCGGTAGCCCGCGGCGCGGAGCCTGCTTTCCAGTTGGGCACTGTAGTCCTTCGACGCCCCGTCAGCGTTCTCCGACGGGACGACCGCCACGCTTTCCACAGCCGACGGCGTCAGCGCTGCGGCGTTCGAGCCGGTCACCGTGACCTGCTGAGAAGGCGTGCACGCCGCCGCCAGGGCCACAAGGCCGGCGGCGGCCAGATGTTGCGCGAAGAGTCCCATAAAACATATATGGTAACGCTCCTGCGCCACGTCACCTGTTTTCGCGATCACGATTACGGGGCTCAGACGCCGCGGCAGAGGTCCAGGAAACGCCGCTCCATGTCCCGGTCTTCCCGGAAGATGCCGGTGAAGCGGGTGGTGATGCAGGAAACGCCAGGCTTCTTGACGCCGCGCGTGGTCATGCACTGATGGGCGGCGTCGATCAGGATGGCGACGCCCCTGGGCTGCAGCACCTTTTCCAGCGTGGCGGCGATCTGCGCGGTCATGGTCTCCTGCGTCTGCAGCCGCTTGGCGTAGATGTCGATCACGCGGGCCAGCTTGGAGATGCCGACGACGCGGCCTGCCGGGAAATAGGCGACATGCGCCTTGCCGATGATCGGCACCATGTGGTGCTCGCAATGGGTCTCCAGGCGGACGTCGCGCAGCATGACGATGTCGTCATAGCCCTCGACCTCCTCGAAGGTGCGGCCCAGCACCTCTTCCGGATCCTCGTCATAGCCGGCGAAGAATTCCTCATAGGCGCGCACGACGCGTCCGGGCGTGTCGCGCAGACCCTCGCGGTCCGGCGTGTCTCCGGCCCATTCTATCAGGGTCCGCACTGCGGCCTCGGCCTCCTCCCGGCTCGGGCGGCTCTTGCCAGTGGCCGGGTCGTACTCGCGGCCCCGGGTATCTTCTCGGGGTCCGTTCACCAAAACGTCCATCGCGTCGCGGCTCCTTGTCTCAACTCGCGCGCAGCGTTCTACGCAACCTGCCATCGGCCGGTTCATTTGACCTTATGCGCCTGGATTAATCAAATGGCGCACCCGCGCCGGCGTGACAACCACGGGCCTCCCCGCCCTTGAATGCGCCGTCATTCCAACTACAACGGCCCTTCACCTGACGGAGGACGCTGTACATGACGCTGCAGATATACAACACGCTGACCCGAAGGAAAGAGGCCTTCCGGCCCGCTGATCCGGAACGGGTAACGGTGTATGTCTGCGGACCCACCGTCTACAACCATCCGCATATCGGCAATGCGCGGCCTGCAGTGGTCTTCGACGTGCTGCACCGCCTGCTGAAACGGCTCTATCCGGGCGTTGTCTTCGCCAGTAATATCACCGACGTCGAGGACAAGATCATCGACGCCGCACGCCGCGAAGGCGTTCCGATCGAGACCATCACGCGGCGCTATGCCGAAGCCTATCGCGACGACGTCCGGGCGCTGGGGGTTCTGGATCCCGATGTCGTGCCGCGTGTGACCGAGACGATCCCGGAGATCGTCGACATGATCGCCCGTCTGGTCGAAAGCGGCCACGCCTATGAGGCCGAGGGCCACGTGCTGTTCAACGTCACATCCTTCGACCAGTACGGCGCGTTGTCCAATCGGAGCCGCGACGAAATGGTCGCGGGCGCCCGCGTGGAGGTGGCGCCCTACAAGAAGGATCCGGCGGATTTCGTGTTGTGGAAGCCCTCCGACGATACACAGCCGGGCTGGGACAGTCCCTGGGGCCGGGGCCGGCCGGGCTGGCACATCGAATGCTCGGCGATGATCGAGAAGCATCTGGGCCGCACCATCGACATTCACGCCGGCGGACAGGATCTGATCTTCCCCCACCACGAGAACGAAATGGCGCAGTCGACCTGCGCCCACGGCGGAGAGGTCTTCGCGCGCTACTGGATGCACAACGGCATGCTGCGCATCGAGGGCCAGAAGATGTCGAAGTCGGTGGGCAACGTGCTGCTGATCCACGACCTTCTGTCCCGGGAGCCGGCGGAGGCGGTGCGTCTGCTGCTGCTGTCCGGCCACTACCGCCATCCGCTGGACTTCTCGCAGGCCGGGCTGGACCAGGCGCGAAAGAATCTGGACCGGATCTACGGCCTGCTGCGCGGCGTGCGCGCGGCCGATCCCGACAGCGGCCACCCGGACGTCGCCGCGGTGCTCGCGGCGCTGATGGACGACCTCAACACGCCCAAGGCGCTGGCCGAGATCTTCCGCATCGCGCGCGCCGTCGAACAGGGCGAAACGGGGGCGGAAGTCCTGCGCGACGCCTGCTGGCTGCTCGGCATCGGCCAGCAATCGGCGGAGGCCTGGCGTCAGTCCGCGGCAAGCGCCGCGCCGCAGGTCGACCCGGCCGTGGTCGAGAGCCTCATCGCCGAGCGCCAGGCCGCGCGGAAGGCGAAGGATTTCGCCCGCGCGGACGCGATCCGCGATGAACTGACCGGCATGGGCGTGGTTCTCGAGGATGGCCCCGAAGGCACGACGTGGCGAATGGCGGGGTGAGGACGTCAGGCAGTTGTTGACGGATTATATGTAAGGCAATACCTTACAGAAGTGATCGAGAGCTTCCGGCATCGCGGACTGCGCGACTACTGGCGGAAGGGGCGTGCGGGCCGACTGGATGGCCGGTGGCTCCGCGAGCTGGACCGCATTCTTGCGGCGCTGGAGGCGGCAGAGCGGCCGGAGGATCTGAACTACCCCGGCGCCTTCTTTCACGCGCTGAAAGGCGTTGACCGCTATGCAGTTCGGGTGACGGGCAACTTCCGCGTGACGTTCGCCTGGCGCGGAGAGGCGGCTGTCGACGTCGATCTGGAGGACTATCATTGACTGCCCATCATTCGATCAGAGCTGTGCATCCGGGCGAGGTGCTGCGGGAGGACGTGCTGCCGGCCGTGAAGTTGAGCAAGGCCGCCATCGCTCGCGCTCTCGGGATATCGCGCCAACACCTCTATGACATTCTGAACGAGCGGCAACCGGTCAGCGCGGAGATGGCCGTGCGCTTCGGAAAGCTGCTGGGCAACGGCCCGCGGCTCTGGATCAATCTCCAGCGCAATTATGACCTCGCCGTCGCGGAATCGCGCGTGGACGTCTCCGGCATACCGACGCTGGAAGCCGAGACCGATTAGGCCGCGCGGCGGCGCCGGCGCTCGCCGCGGGCGCGGCGGCCTTCCGTCTCCGAAGGCGCCGCGTTCGGGTCGCGGTTCGCCTTCAGCCAGGTGCGGCAGTCCGGATCGTGGCCCATCAGCACATTGGCCGCCCGAACGGCGTTCATGTCCTCGTCATGCAGCGGATTCATGATCGCCGAGGTCATGCCGGCGGCCATCGCCATGGACAGGAAGTGGCCGTTCATCACCCGCCGGTTGGGCAGGCCGAAGCTGATGTTGGAGGCGCCGCAGGTCGTGTTCACCTTCAGCTCCTCGCGCAGGCGGCGGACCAGGGTGAAGACCTGCCGGCCGGCGTCGTTCATGGCGCCGACGGGCATCACCAGCGGGTCGACGACCACGTCCTCGTGGCCGATACCATGATCGGCGGCGCGCTCGACGATCTTCTTCGCCACTGCGAAACGCACATCCGGGTCGGTGGAGATGCCGCTCTCGTCGTTGGAGATCGCCACCACGGCCGCGCCGTGCTTCTTCACCAGGGGCAGGACCAGTTCCAGGTTCTCGTCCTCGCCGGTCACCGAGTTGACCAGCGCCTTGCCGCGATAGACGGCGAGCCCGGCTTCCAGCGCCGCGATGATCGAGGAATCGATCGACAGCGGCAGATCGGTGAGCGACTGCACGAGTTCGATCGTCTCGGCCAGGATGCGCGGCTCGTCGGCCAGCGGGATGCCGGCATTGACGTCCAGCATGGTGGCGCCGGCGGCGACCTGGGCCAGCGCGTCGGTCTGGACGCGGCTGTAGTCGCCGACCTTCATCTCGGCGGCCAGCAGCTTGCGGCCGGTCGGATTGATCCGCTCCCCGATCACGCAGAAGGGCTGGTCGAAACCGATGACGATCTCGCGGGTGGCCGAGGAGAGAACGGTGCGCGTCATTTGCGGGCTTCAAGCTGGATGGGTTGCGTGTCGGCGAAGGCTTCGACGCCGTTGACCCAGGAGCCGCGCTCGAAGAGCCACTGGGAGGATTTCTTCAGGCCGCCGAAGGGGAAGACGTGCATCTGCCGGATCGGTCCGGCGGGATCGCCGGCCCAGTAGCTTTCCAGCGGCTGCACCACCGATTCCGGCGAATGGCCGGTGGCCAGCGCGGTGACGGCGCCGGCGCGCTTCTTCAGGAAGCCCAGGGATTCGCCCACGCCGCAGGCGGCGGCGTATTTCAGCAAGGTCGCGATCTTCGCCGGGCCCGAGACGCCGATATGGATCGGCAGCCGGTTGCCGGCGGCAGAGACGCGCTCCGCCCAGGCGATGAAGCGCCGGGCGTCGAAGCCGAACTGGGTGACCAGATAGAGCTCGGCGTCGGTCTCGGCGGCGAACGCGTTCTTCTCCCGGAGTGCGGCGTCCAGCGCCTCGGGCGCGATATCGGGGCTGCCCTCCGGGTGGCCGGCGACGCCGATACGGGTGAAGCCGAGGCGGTCGAACCAGCCGCTCCGCAGCAGTTCGATCGAGGCGGCGATCGGACCGGCCTGCCGTTCCGGGCTGCCGGCGACCGCCAGAGCCTCGGTCACGCCCGCCTCACCGGCCAGCGCCTGGATGCGCGCCTCGAAGGCCGCCCAGGACGTGAAGCGCCGCGCCGCCAGATGCGGCACGGCCACATAGCCGTAGTCCTGCAGCGACCGCGCCGCGCGGATCAGGCGGGCGCTGTCGTCGGTGCCGAGATCGGTCAGGTAGACGCGGGTGTTGACCGGGAAAAGACCGGCGAGGTCCACCTTTTCGAGCACCTGTGTCGGTGTCGCCTCGATGGAAGCGCCGATGCGCGGGCTGCCGCCC encodes the following:
- a CDS encoding methyltetrahydrofolate cobalamin methyltransferase codes for the protein MTRTVLSSATREIVIGFDQPFCVIGERINPTGRKLLAAEMKVGDYSRVQTDALAQVAAGATMLDVNAGIPLADEPRILAETIELVQSLTDLPLSIDSSIIAALEAGLAVYRGKALVNSVTGEDENLELVLPLVKKHGAAVVAISNDESGISTDPDVRFAVAKKIVERAADHGIGHEDVVVDPLVMPVGAMNDAGRQVFTLVRRLREELKVNTTCGASNISFGLPNRRVMNGHFLSMAMAAGMTSAIMNPLHDEDMNAVRAANVLMGHDPDCRTWLKANRDPNAAPSETEGRRARGERRRRRAA
- a CDS encoding methylenetetrahydrofolate reductase, producing MTEMFRLGGSPRIGASIEATPTQVLEKVDLAGLFPVNTRVYLTDLGTDDSARLIRAARSLQDYGYVAVPHLAARRFTSWAAFEARIQALAGEAGVTEALAVAGSPERQAGPIAASIELLRSGWFDRLGFTRIGVAGHPEGSPDIAPEALDAALREKNAFAAETDAELYLVTQFGFDARRFIAWAERVSAAGNRLPIHIGVSGPAKIATLLKYAAACGVGESLGFLKKRAGAVTALATGHSPESVVQPLESYWAGDPAGPIRQMHVFPFGGLKKSSQWLFERGSWVNGVEAFADTQPIQLEARK